A portion of the Magnolia sinica isolate HGM2019 chromosome 17, MsV1, whole genome shotgun sequence genome contains these proteins:
- the LOC131231595 gene encoding stem-specific protein TSJT1-like → MLAVFEKSIGNPPAELRIPSDPQEKPKTRVETAEMFRSSWPGSTFYNLCNGNFMALSHANENPLHPRSIVVMDDVFCIFVGNLENVCDLRRHYGLSRHTTEAMLVVEVFRVLRDRAPYPSDQVIKDLAGKFAFVLFDAKNGTLFIARDREGGIKLQWGIAGDESLVCSDDPKIMSAVCGKSYAPFPPGCIFLNGSGLASFDHPLYKVRAITREDDDGHVCGVIFQVDLYVRRPSIPRVGSATNWADATLVKGE, encoded by the exons ATGTTGGCGGTTTTCGAGAAATCGATCGGAAATCCGCCGGCGGAGCTGAGAATTCCGTCGGACCCGCAAGAGAAGCCGAAGACCCGAGTAGAAACGGCGGAGATGTTCCGGTCTTCGTGGCCCGGTAGCACGTTTTACAACCTTTGTAACGGGAATTTCATGGCCCTCTCACATGCAAATGAAAATCCATTGCACCCAAG GTCGATCGTCGTGATGGATGATGTGTTTTGCATCTTTGTCGGAAATCTAGAGAACGTTTGCGACCTTAGACGACATTACGGGCTTTCTCGGCACACAACAGAAGCAATGCTAGTGGTGGAAGTGTTTCGAGTTCTCCGCGACCGGGCACCTTACCCTTCTGATCAAGTCATCAAAGACCTCGCTGGCAAGTTCGCATTCGTCCTCTTCGATGCCAAGAATGGTACTCTCTTCATAGCCAGG GATCGAGAGGGAGGCATTAAGCTCCAATGGGGCATAGCCGGCGACGAATCATTAGTATGTTCTGATGACCCGAAGATCATGTCGGCGGTGTGCGGAAAGTCGTACGCCCCATTTCCACCAG GGTGCATTTTCTTGAATGGGAGTGGATTGGCGAGCTTCGATCATCCTCTATATAAGGTTAGGGCGATCACACGCGAAGACGATGATGGCCATGTGTGTGGGGTTATCTTCCAAGTAGACCTCTACGTGCGACGGCCGAGCATCCCGCGTGTAGGCAGCGCCACGAACTGGGCCGACGCCACTCTTGTGAAGGGAGAATAG